CTGCCGATACGCCAGATGTAACAGGGCCGATCACTTATCCCAAGAGCATCAGCGGTCTCTGGTTCAATACGGCTCCGTTCACTCAGGCTCCCAGCACACAGGCCAATGGACAGAATGTCTTCACGCGGGTGGGCACGTTGGCGCGCAATCAGGTCTACGGGCCGGGTCAGCGTTCGGCAGACGTCTCGCTTGAGAAGGACATTCCGTTCACCAGCCGCTATGTGTTGCAGTTGCATGGCGACGCATTCAACGTAACCAACACGCCGCAGTTCACCAACCCGATCAGCAATTACAACGATGCAAATTTCGGCAAGGTAACAGACACCGAGCTGGATTCGCAGCGTGAAATTCAGCTCGCGGCTCGCTTCGTCTTCTAAAGTTGTCGTGCTTCCTCCATGCGCCACGATAGTATCCCTGTCGTGGCGCGTCTTTTCTTCTGGACACGATGAGTCAGCAGCCGTTCGCACGAACGGACAAAAGGGAAGTCATGTCTTATTTTTTGAGAGCAGTATCTCTTGCAGTTCTTTTCGCGGGCCTCGGCCTCGCGGCTCAGGCCCAGTTGCAGGCTCAAAAGGTATGCGAGGCAGCGCCGGCGAATGCGGCGCCATGCGTATACCGGCTGGATCCGCCAAACTGGTGGACGCACATGCCCGCGCCCATGTTGCTGCTCTATGGCCGCAACCTGAAAGACACCCACATCACAGTGCAGGGGCGCGATGTCTCCATCAGGCGCACGCATTTTTCCGCGAACGGACACTATGCCTTCGTATGGCTGGCCGATCAGAACAACGCCCCTCAGACCCTGCAGCTAAAGGTTTCATCGGCGCAGGGCGAAACCTCATTTCCATTCGTGCTCGGCAAGCGCAAGCCCGCCAGTGATGGATTTCAGGGCTTCTCGGCTGCGGACACGATGTATCTCATCATGACGGATCGCTTTGCCGACGGCGATCTCAGCAACGATCCGCATCCCTCGCAACTCGCGCTGCCGCGTGGATGGCATGGCGGCGATTTCAAGGGCATTCAGGACCATCTGAATTACCTGAAGCAGTTGGGCATTACGACTATCTGGATTACCCCCGCCTACGACAATTCCGGCGGCCAGCAGGACTATCACGGCTACAGCGCGACCAACATGTATAAGCCGGACCCGCATTTTGGAAGCATTCGGGATTTTGAGAACCTCGTCTCCGCTGTCCACGCAGACGGCATGAAATTTGTGCTCGACACGGTGCCAAATCATGTTGGAGCCGCGAATCCGTGGGCGCTTGATCCACCCGCGCCGGGTTGGTTTCACGGGACCGTGGCGCATCACGACGAAGCGAAATCCAATTTCGAGGCCATCACCGACCCTCATTCCGATTGGGCGCAGCGCAAAGACATTACCGAGGGCTGGTTTGCGAATGTGCTGCCCGATCTGAACCAGGAGAACCCGCTCGTTTCGCAATATCTCACGCAGAATGCGCTCTGGTGGATTGAAACCGGCGGTCTTGATGGTCTGCGCATCGACACTTTTCCTTATGTGGGGCGCGCCTTCTGGCAGCACTTCAACGGAGAGATTCACCAGGTCTTTCCGCGTGTGACCGAGGTGGGTGAGGTCTTCAATCCCGACCCAACCATCGTCTCCTACTTTGCAGGCGGAGTTGCTCATGACGGCATCGATACGCATCTGTATACGCCCTTTGACTTTCCTACTTACTTTGCCCTGCGCGCCGTGTTGACGCATCAGAAGCCCATGTCCTACCTGGAAAGCGTCTGGGGCAAGGACTGGCTCTATCCGCATCCCAATCGCCTGGTGCCATTCTTTGGCAATCACGACACGATGCGCTTCATGAGTCTGCCCGGCATGACGGTCGCTGATCTCAAGCTTGCTTATGGCATCGTGCTCACCATGCGTGGAATGCCGGAAATTTACTACGGGGACGAACTGGCGATGAAAGGCGGCGACGACCCGAACAATCGTCATGATTTCCCCGGAGGGTTCCCGGGTGGCAAACGTGACGCCTTCACACGCGCGGGACGCACACCTAAGGAGAATGAGGTGCATGACTGGGTCGCCGGCCTGCTGCACTTCCGTGATACTAACGCCGTCTTTGGAGACGGCGGCCAGCAAGATATTGAATATGATGCGACTTCGTTCGTCTACCTGCGTGCCCGCGATATTTCGCACGGCTGCATCGCCGGACATTCGGACCGCGTGCTGGTCGCGATCAATGACGGGTCCAAGGCGAAGGTGATTTCCATCGCTTCAAAAAATACAGCGCTGGCGGGCTGCAGTATATTTGTGCCGGAAGCAGGTACAAATGTTCCGGCATCGCAGCGCGAAGGAAATCTCACGCTCACCCTCGCGCCGAAGCAGATGGCAATTTACACGGTGCGTTGATACAAGAAATGCAGCAATAACAAAGTGAGGGGCGGATTTTCCGCCCCTCACTTTTCCTTACCGGGTCTTTATCTTGCCTTGGGCCTCGTCTTCAATGGCCTGCCACTCATCGGCACGCAATTCAAATTGAGCCGCCGCTACATTCTCTTCCAGATGCTGCACTGATGAGGTGCCAGGAATGGGAAGAACCACCTTGGATCGGTGCAGAAGCCAGGCCAGCGAAAGCTGCGCTACCGTCATCTGGTGCAACTCTGCGGCGTGCTGCAGCATACCGCCCTTTTGGGCCAGCTTGCCTGCCGCGACTGGAAACCACGGAATGAAGCCAAGCCCGTGCTGCTCGCAGTAGTTGAGCGTCGCTTCATGCTTGCGTTCGCTCAGGTTGTACATATTCTGCACGCTCACGATAGGAAGCACTTTCTGCGCCTGCTCAATCTCTTTTGCGTCGACTTCAGACAGCCCAACGTGCCGAATCTTGCCTTCCTTCTGCATGTCTTTGATCGCGCCCAGCGATTCTTCTACCGGCACCTTGGGATCAATGCGATGCAGTTGCCAGAGATCAATGCGCTCGACCTTGAGCCGCCGCAGGCTCATCTCGACGCATTGGCGCAGGTATTCCGGCCTGCCGACGGGGTGCCACTGGTTTGGCCCTGTGCGCGTGAGCCCGCCCTTGGTCGCGATCACCAGTTCTTTTGGGTAAGGCCGCAAAGCCTCGCCAATCAGGCGTTCGCTCACTTCCGGGCCATAGGCATCCGCTGTATCAATGAAGTTCACGCCCAGCTCAATAGCGCGTCTCAGAACCTTCTTCGCCGTGTCTGCATCCTTGGGCTCGCCCCAGATTCCCTCGCCGGTGATGCGCATTGCGCCGTAACCGAGCCGGTGAATTTCCAGGTCGCCGCCTAATAGGAATGTTCCGCTTTTTGCCGCAGGGGTATTGATCATGTCCATACGCAATTAGATGCGCTGGAACTTGCGAAGAGCTATTTTGTGGCTGGGGATTGTGTATCTGGCTAGCTGCGGCTGGCTGGGAGAGATGGGGTGCCTTTTGCGCAGAAGGGCGGGATGGTGAGCCCATCCCTGGCATAGCTGCTGCCAAAGGATGGGCGCCCACGGTTTCTAGTGCTTGTTGAAGATGTCGGCCTCGACCGCCTTCTGGAAGGCGACGCGGCTTGCCTCGCGGGTGTAGAACATGTGTCCGCCCGGGAACTCGTGAATTTCGATGCGGTCACGCAGCGCGTTGGGCATCTCATTCACGCTCAGCACCGAGCCCATGAACGGGCAGGAGAGATCGTTCCACCCATGCCCGATGAACACATGCAGGCCCGGATCGGCGGCGACGGCATCGCGCAGTTGCTCCACTGAGCCGTTGCGCAGGTCGTTGTCGCGATTCCACTCCTCGTTCACCTTGTAGGAGAGCGTGTGGTACGGCGCGTCGTCCTTCCAGCCGACGGTTTGCGTCACAAAGTTCACCATAGCCTCGGTGGTGGGCGCAATGATGCTGGCCAGAATCGGATCGTTGGCGCGCTGGTCAGGAGACCACGGAAAAGGATCTGTCATGGTTACATTAGAGTCGTAGATCGAGCCGATCTTGCCCTGCTCCCGCCACGCTTCGCGCAGGTAGGACTCCGTGTTAAAGCGGCCGCCCGATTCCTTCACATAGGTGGGGTCGAGGCCGGTCATCTGCGTCACCTTCTGGATCATGGCCTGCTCCGCGGAAGGATCCGCGTTGCCAGTAATAAGAGCCGAAGCATACGGACCTTCGTCATACGCAATGACCGACTGCATGGCTTCGGGTGTCAGCTTGCCTTCCCTCTCCAGGTGCGCGGCAACAATGGGCGGTAGTGTTACCATCCACGGAATCGGGGAGACATCGCCGAAGCGCTCGATGCTCGGGTTCAGGTAGGGCGAAACCAGCACGAGACCGTTGACGCCCACTCCCAGCCGCGACTGCAGGTAATAGGTGATGCGCGGTCCGCGGAAGCCGCCGTAGCTCTCGCCGATGACATACTTGGGCGAGGTCATGCGACCGTTATCGACCAGCCAGGTATAGATGACGCGCGACAGGTAAGCGATATCAGGGTCAGTGTTGTAGAAGAGCTTGCGGGTTTCTGCATCCGAGACCAGCGACCGGCTGAAGCCCGTGCCGATGGGGTCAATGAAAACCAGATCGCTGAAGCCGAGCCACGTGCCCTGATTGTCGGTCATCGTGATGGGGCCCGATGCGCTGTCCCCCTTGTTGCCGATGCCTTCTAGGTGCTTGGGCCCGATGGCGCCGAAGTTCAGAAAGACCGACGAGGCGCCAGGGCCGCCATTCACAGCAAACGTAACAGGGCGGTTCTTTCCTGGCACCGTGTAAGCGGTGTAGACCACTTCCCCGGCAACTTTGCCGTTTTCATCGCGCACGGGAATCTTGCCCACCGTGACGGTGTAATGCAGTGTGCTGCCGTTGAGCACCATGGATTGCGGAACGCTCTTATCCGCCGGCAATGACGGCCATTTGCTGGTGTCAGTGTCAGCCGGTTTAGCGGCCGAAGGCGCGGGCTTGGCAGGCGAGCTCGTGCTCTTGTCTTCATGATGCTTTTTCTGCGCATGAGCGGGCAGAGCAGCAGAGCAGAATAGAAGGCAGAGAGAGGCACAGCCCAACGCAGCCCAGGGGCGAGCGGAGGTCGTTAGAGGATTTCGCATGGAATTCACGATAAAGGAACCGGCGGAAAAGGAACAGGAGCGAACTTGAATCAGGCTTGGAGCGGATGCATATCAGGTCGTGGGAATGCTTCGCCGCCGTTGCGCGGCTACAGTCCGCTTGCGCCACTGATGTAACAGAAAAAGCAGCATCATGATCGGCACAATGGCGATCTGCCATGCGACTTCATTGGTAATCA
The DNA window shown above is from Acidobacterium capsulatum ATCC 51196 and carries:
- a CDS encoding alpha-amylase family glycosyl hydrolase yields the protein MSYFLRAVSLAVLFAGLGLAAQAQLQAQKVCEAAPANAAPCVYRLDPPNWWTHMPAPMLLLYGRNLKDTHITVQGRDVSIRRTHFSANGHYAFVWLADQNNAPQTLQLKVSSAQGETSFPFVLGKRKPASDGFQGFSAADTMYLIMTDRFADGDLSNDPHPSQLALPRGWHGGDFKGIQDHLNYLKQLGITTIWITPAYDNSGGQQDYHGYSATNMYKPDPHFGSIRDFENLVSAVHADGMKFVLDTVPNHVGAANPWALDPPAPGWFHGTVAHHDEAKSNFEAITDPHSDWAQRKDITEGWFANVLPDLNQENPLVSQYLTQNALWWIETGGLDGLRIDTFPYVGRAFWQHFNGEIHQVFPRVTEVGEVFNPDPTIVSYFAGGVAHDGIDTHLYTPFDFPTYFALRAVLTHQKPMSYLESVWGKDWLYPHPNRLVPFFGNHDTMRFMSLPGMTVADLKLAYGIVLTMRGMPEIYYGDELAMKGGDDPNNRHDFPGGFPGGKRDAFTRAGRTPKENEVHDWVAGLLHFRDTNAVFGDGGQQDIEYDATSFVYLRARDISHGCIAGHSDRVLVAINDGSKAKVISIASKNTALAGCSIFVPEAGTNVPASQREGNLTLTLAPKQMAIYTVR
- a CDS encoding aldo/keto reductase; protein product: MINTPAAKSGTFLLGGDLEIHRLGYGAMRITGEGIWGEPKDADTAKKVLRRAIELGVNFIDTADAYGPEVSERLIGEALRPYPKELVIATKGGLTRTGPNQWHPVGRPEYLRQCVEMSLRRLKVERIDLWQLHRIDPKVPVEESLGAIKDMQKEGKIRHVGLSEVDAKEIEQAQKVLPIVSVQNMYNLSERKHEATLNYCEQHGLGFIPWFPVAAGKLAQKGGMLQHAAELHQMTVAQLSLAWLLHRSKVVLPIPGTSSVQHLEENVAAAQFELRADEWQAIEDEAQGKIKTR
- a CDS encoding S10 family peptidase; its protein translation is MPADKSVPQSMVLNGSTLHYTVTVGKIPVRDENGKVAGEVVYTAYTVPGKNRPVTFAVNGGPGASSVFLNFGAIGPKHLEGIGNKGDSASGPITMTDNQGTWLGFSDLVFIDPIGTGFSRSLVSDAETRKLFYNTDPDIAYLSRVIYTWLVDNGRMTSPKYVIGESYGGFRGPRITYYLQSRLGVGVNGLVLVSPYLNPSIERFGDVSPIPWMVTLPPIVAAHLEREGKLTPEAMQSVIAYDEGPYASALITGNADPSAEQAMIQKVTQMTGLDPTYVKESGGRFNTESYLREAWREQGKIGSIYDSNVTMTDPFPWSPDQRANDPILASIIAPTTEAMVNFVTQTVGWKDDAPYHTLSYKVNEEWNRDNDLRNGSVEQLRDAVAADPGLHVFIGHGWNDLSCPFMGSVLSVNEMPNALRDRIEIHEFPGGHMFYTREASRVAFQKAVEADIFNKH